In the genome of Phlebotomus papatasi isolate M1 chromosome 2, Ppap_2.1, whole genome shotgun sequence, one region contains:
- the LOC129801148 gene encoding ankyrin repeat domain-containing protein 27 — protein MAYHPCPESDYTDSDSEFDFAFPKATVPREIPSKSAKEIFLETLENALRDGDLETVKKCFEDEEQSFGVDEAFPRSNWTPLFWACHVGSLPCVQFLVETLGADVHLMGESMRPLLMACNSENRDQEAVLKIVELLMEKGASAAVSDRYGFTPLMYACQRGHLSVVLKLLQITDPEIIDSSGRTALFHAIEWKQKEVVIALLEHGVCKDIVDFKGFTPKRLAEFCGHTEILDLIPRSRIAIDIPTNFLTYSKLEDVVPGLVGDSKVPAYFPDLKTILFGMDCDQLLPIFALRSVSLEDFLSADEVQLKEWGIKLPFQRKKILRGIFLFHMREWKTTSVPQFKKEDKIDMLDLFRISASNLKHLVVLKATQRHIKNAMEMKLQAPDAQTVARCRYAIHQLIEAVSILKDRITYIQSFNPKPILNIDHEALRRKRIKERWRKYLVYSVPVVAVITVFVIRKVRVH, from the exons ATGGCATACCATCCATGTCCAGAGTCAGACTACACAGACTCTGATTCTGAGTTTGATTTTGCTTTTCCAAAA GCAACAGTTCCTCGAGAGATTCCTAGCAAAAGTGCCAAGGAAATCTTTCTGGAAACTCTGGAGAATGCACTGAGGGATGGAGACCTTGAAACTGTGAAGAAATGTTTTGAAGATGAAGAACAATCATTCGGAGTTGATGAGGCATTTCCCAGGAGTAATTGGACACCTTTATTCTGGGCCTGTCATGTTGGGAGTTTGCCATGTGTCCAGTTTCTTGTGGAGACATTGGGAGCTGATGTACATTTGATGGGTGAATCTATGAGACCTCTGTTAATGGCTTGTAATTCGGAGAATCGTGATCAGGAAGCTGTATTGAAAATCGTGGAATTGCTGATGGAAAAAGGAGCTTCTGCTGCGGTATCTGACAGATATGGCTTCACACCACTCATGTATGCCTGTCAGAGGGGTCACTTGTCCGTTGTCCTGAAGCTCCTGCAAATCACTGATCCAGAAATAATCGATAGCTCCGGAAGAACTGCCCTTTTTCATGCAATCGAATGGAAGCAGAAGGAAGTTGTAATAGCTTTGTTGGAGCATGGAGTATGCAAGGATATTGTAGATTTCAAGGGCTTCACGCCAAAACGTCTTGCAGAATTCTGTGGCCATACTGAGATCCTAGATCTCATTCCACGAAGCAGAATTGCCATTGACATTCCCACCAATTTCCTGACATACTCAAAATTGGAGGATGTTGTTCCTGGTCTCGTGGGAGATTCCAAAGTTCCCGCATATTTTCCAGACCTCAAAACTATCCTCTTTGGCATGGACTGTGATCAGCTGCTGCCCATCTTTGCTCTCCGCAGCGTCAGCCTCGAGGATTTTCTCTCAGCCGATGAAGTGCAGCTCAAGGAGTGGGGCATAAAACTGCCATTCCAGAGAAAGAAAATCCTGAGGGGCATCTTTCTCTTTCACATGCGCGAGTGGAAGACGACCAGTGTGCCTCAATTTAAGAAAGAAGACAAGATTGACATGCTTGATCTCTTCCGGATAAGTGCGAGTAATCTCAAGCACTTGGTCGTTCTTAAGGCTACTCAAAGACACATCAAGAATGCCATGGAGATGAAGTTACAGGCACCAGATGCACAAACTGTGGCAAGATGTAGATACGCTATACATCAGCTCATTGAAGCCGTATCCATCCTCAAGGACAGGATCACATAT ATTCAATCCTTCAATCCCAAACCCATTCTCAACATTGATCATGAAGCTCTCAGGCGAAAGCGCATAAAGGAGAGATGGAGGAAGTACCTGGTCTATTCAGTTCCGGTTGTAGCTGTGATTACGGTGTTTGTCATTCGGAAAGTGAGAGTGCATTGA